AAGAACGGCGACCTTGTGACGAAGCAGCGCCGGCACAGTGGCCGCACCCATACAAACGCCCTCCCGCCGCGAATAGGAGCCATGACCGCTTCCCCGAAGTACCCAAGCCGCCGGCCCCGGAACCTTCCAGCCCTGCTCTACGCCGCGCTGGCGGGCATCCTCGCCGCCGGAACCGTCCTGGCTGCAGCGGAACTGGCGGGGTCCTTCTTCACCGCCCGCGCCCGCCCGCTGATTGCCTTGGGATCCGCCTTCATTGACTTCACCCCCCTGTGGTTGAAGAACTTCGCGGTGGAAACCTTCGGTACCAATGACAAGGCAGCTCTGTTCGCGGGCATGGCCCTGACCATCGCGGTACTCGCGGCCTGCGCAGGGATACTGGCGCACCGCCGCTGGGGGCTCGGCGTAGCCGCCGTCCTCATCATGGGTGCGGTGATTGTGGCCTGCGTGGTGACCAGGGCCGGCGCCTCCCCGGTGGACGCCATCCCCACGGTGCTGGGCACCGCAGTGGGGATCGGCGTCCTGCGCGGATTGATCCGCCGCACTCCTGCCGCCGAGTCCGGTGAATCCGGTGGCGGCCGGCCCCCCGCTCCGCTCCGGAACCGCCCCACCCGGCGGGGCTTTTTCACTGCCGCCGGGCTGACCGTCATCGCGGGAACTGCCGCCGCGGCCGGCGGCCGGGCCATCGCCGCAGCCCGGAACACCACTGCTTCCTTCCGTGCGGCCCTGAAGCTGCCGGCCGCCGCTGACCCGGCACGTGCCCTGCCGGCCGGGCTGCAGTCACCCGTGGCGGGAGTGACCCCGTGGCTGACGTCCAACGCGGATTTTTACCGGATTGACACCGCCCTGAGCTTGCCGGAAATCGATGCGGAAACCTGGGAGCTGCGCATTCACGGGATGGTGGAGGAGGAAGTGCGGATCAATTTTGCCGAGCTGCTCGACTCGCCGCTGGTTGAGCGTCACCTCACGCTGACCTGCGTCTCTAATCCACTGGGCGGAGATCTGGCCGGCACCGCCAAGTGGCTGGGACTTCCGGTGCGCGAACTGCTGGCACGGGCACGGCCTGCCGCGGACGCGGATATGGTGCTCTCCACCAGCGTTGACGGCTTCAGCGCCTCCACTCCGCTGGAAGTGCTCCAGGATGACCGTGACGCCCTGCTGGCAGTGGGAATGAACGGTGAACCGCTGCCCCCGGTGCACGGTTATCCCGTGCGGATGGTGGTGCCCGGGCTCTACGGATTTGTCTCCGCCACCAAGTGGATCGTGGACATGGAAGTGACCCGTTTCGACGCGCAGACCGCCTACTGGACGGACCGCGGATGGGCCCAGAAGGCACCGGTGAAGACCATGGCCCGGGTGGAGGTCCCGGCGTCGTTTGCCCGCGTGCCTGCGGGTCCCGTGGACGTGGGCGGCACCGCCTGGTCCCAGCAGCGCGGCATCACCGGCGTGGAAGTTTCCATCGACAACGGCGACTGGCAGCCCGCCGTTCTGGCAGCCGAGGCATCGGTGGATACCTGGCGCCAGTGGTCCTTCCGCACCGATGACCTTTCCAGCGGCAACCACACGGTCCGGGCCCGCGCCACGGACCCGCAGGACGGTGTGCAGACCGGCGCCCGGGCCGACACGGTTCCGGACGGCGCCTCCGGCTGGCAGTCCGTTCAGTTCATGGTGGAATAGAAACATGCCTGCCACTTTTACTGCGTCCGATGCCGTTGAACTTGCCGTTGTTGAACGCAGCGGTTTCATCGAGTCCCGCCATATCGGGTCCGCCGTGGTCATGGCCGCCGACGGAACCGTTGTCACCGCCCTTGGCGACATCACCACCCCCATCTTTCCTCGGTCTACCCTGAAGCCCTTCCAGGCCGTGGCCGCCATGCAGGCCGGGGTCCCCCTGCGCGGGCCGCAGGTGGCGCTGGCCGCCGCCAGCCACACCGGTTCCAAGGAGCACACGGACGTAGTCAAGACGATGCTGGCCGCCGCCGGCGTCACCGAGGACCATCTGCAGTGCCCCGAAGACTGGCCGCAGGATGAGGCCGCCCGCCATGAGCTGATCCGTGCCGGCAAGGGCAAAAACAAGCTGGCCTTCAACTGCTCCGGCAAGCACGCCGCCTTCCTCTGGGCCTGCACCGAAAACAACTGGGACCACGCCACCTACCTGGACCCGCAGCATCCCCTCCAGCAGAGCATCGCCGGCGTCATCGAAGAATTCACCGGCGAAAGCGTCAGCCACTGGGGAACCGACGGCTGCGGTGCGCCCCTGGCCGCTGTTTCGCTCACCGGACTGGCCCGCGGCATCGGCCGCCTGGCCAAGGCCCCGTCCGGGAAACACGGCAATGCCCGCGCCGCAACGGTGGCCACCGCCATGCTGGACTACCCCTGGGCCGTTCACGGCCACGGCCGTGAAAACACGGTGGTGATGGAGGACCTTGGCATCATTTCCAAGAACGGCGCCGAAGGCGTCCTGGTCCTGGGCACCGACACCGGTGTGTCAGTGGCGCTGAAGATGCTCGACGGCGACACCCGGGCCGCGTCCCTGGTGGGCCTGACCCTGCTGGCCGCCAGCGGTGCGGTGGATCCCGGCAAAATCAGCGCGGTGCTGGACAAGATTGTCCGTCCCGTTCTGGGCGGCGGCGCACCCGTGGGCAGCATCCGCCTGGGCGCACCCGTGACGGCGCTGCTGGATTCCGCACTCCTGGATTCCTGAGCGGACCGGCTGAGCAACTCATGGCACGACGACGGGTCCCCGCCACCGACGGCGAAGCTGCGCTGCGCGCTGCCCTCGCTGCCACTGCTGCAGGGACGAAACCGGACCGGAACACCCTGGCCACGGCCGTCCGCTATTCGCTGGAAGAGCTGGCGGAGCGCGCGCCGGGCAACAGCGTAGAGGTTCGGGTGCCGCCGTTCGGCGTCACCCAGTGCGTCGCCGGCCCCCGGCATACCCGCGGCACCCCGCCCAACGTGATCGAAACCGACGCGGCCACCTGGCTGGGTCTGGTCTCCGGGCAGCAGTCCTGGAATGAGTCCGTTCAGGCCGGAAAAGTGGCTGCGTCAGGGCTGCGGGCCAACCTGTCTGAGTGGCTGCCGCTCTTCCGTGCAGGCCAATAACCTCTACTGCCGGTAGAATTTTCGTATGGATTCCCAGCAGCACAGTCCCGAACGCCGCGAAATTACCGTCCGGCGTGCCCCCCGTTTCGTCCCCTTCCTCCTGTTGGGCGTGATCGCCGGCTTCATCGCGGCGCTGCTGGTCGCCTATATCGGCCCGGAAAATCCCACGTACACGCGGGAAGCCACCT
This genomic interval from Arthrobacter sunyaminii contains the following:
- a CDS encoding molybdopterin-dependent oxidoreductase encodes the protein MTASPKYPSRRPRNLPALLYAALAGILAAGTVLAAAELAGSFFTARARPLIALGSAFIDFTPLWLKNFAVETFGTNDKAALFAGMALTIAVLAACAGILAHRRWGLGVAAVLIMGAVIVACVVTRAGASPVDAIPTVLGTAVGIGVLRGLIRRTPAAESGESGGGRPPAPLRNRPTRRGFFTAAGLTVIAGTAAAAGGRAIAAARNTTASFRAALKLPAAADPARALPAGLQSPVAGVTPWLTSNADFYRIDTALSLPEIDAETWELRIHGMVEEEVRINFAELLDSPLVERHLTLTCVSNPLGGDLAGTAKWLGLPVRELLARARPAADADMVLSTSVDGFSASTPLEVLQDDRDALLAVGMNGEPLPPVHGYPVRMVVPGLYGFVSATKWIVDMEVTRFDAQTAYWTDRGWAQKAPVKTMARVEVPASFARVPAGPVDVGGTAWSQQRGITGVEVSIDNGDWQPAVLAAEASVDTWRQWSFRTDDLSSGNHTVRARATDPQDGVQTGARADTVPDGASGWQSVQFMVE
- a CDS encoding asparaginase, with the translated sequence MPATFTASDAVELAVVERSGFIESRHIGSAVVMAADGTVVTALGDITTPIFPRSTLKPFQAVAAMQAGVPLRGPQVALAAASHTGSKEHTDVVKTMLAAAGVTEDHLQCPEDWPQDEAARHELIRAGKGKNKLAFNCSGKHAAFLWACTENNWDHATYLDPQHPLQQSIAGVIEEFTGESVSHWGTDGCGAPLAAVSLTGLARGIGRLAKAPSGKHGNARAATVATAMLDYPWAVHGHGRENTVVMEDLGIISKNGAEGVLVLGTDTGVSVALKMLDGDTRAASLVGLTLLAASGAVDPGKISAVLDKIVRPVLGGGAPVGSIRLGAPVTALLDSALLDS
- a CDS encoding sterol carrier family protein, coding for MARRRVPATDGEAALRAALAATAAGTKPDRNTLATAVRYSLEELAERAPGNSVEVRVPPFGVTQCVAGPRHTRGTPPNVIETDAATWLGLVSGQQSWNESVQAGKVAASGLRANLSEWLPLFRAGQ